The nucleotide sequence CTTGGGCGAGTATCTCCTTCCCGGACGAAGAAGCAATAAAGGAAGAGATGCAATGAGTTACAGTGTTGTGTTCGTAGAAGATGAGCAGATCGTCCGTGAGGAGATTGTCTCCTCGATTCGATGGGACCTCCTTGGTCTGGAATTGGTTGGCACTGCCTCTGATGGACTGAGCGGAGAGCATATGATCAAGGAGAAGGAGCCCGATATCGTCATCACCGACATTCGCCTTCCTGCCCAGGATGGACTTACCATGCTCAGCAACTGTCCAGTGAATCATGCCATCATCCTGACAGGGCACGCTGACTTCTCCTATATGAAGAGTGCCATCCGTCTAGGGGTGTTCGACTATCTGCTTAAGCCGATTGATGATGAGGAGCTAGAAGAAACCCTCGCCTCCTTGGTGAGAAAATTACAGGAAGAGGATCGTGAATATGAGGATCTTAAGAAAAAGGAACACTCGAAGAGTGAGCTCATACCACTTCCCAAGCAAGCTGGAAACCACGTAATAAACGCAACCATCGCCTATATTGCAGAGACCTACTCAGAACCGGTAGGTCTTCAGGAGGCAGCAGCCTACCTCGATCTCTCTGAAAGTCATCTCAGTCGTCTCTTCAAGGAGGTCACCGGACTGAACTTCCTGCAGTATCTCAATGCATACAGGATAAACCAGGCGGCCATCATGATGAGGGACCCAAAGTTGAATATCAGTGAAATTGCCACCAATTGCGGGTTTCCGACCCCAGGATACTTTGCAAAGATCTTCAAACGCTTTATCGGTAAGACCCCGACGCAGTTTAGGGACGAGGTAGATACCTTCTAAAGACTCTAGATAGCCTCTCATCCCTTGTCCCGGAGGGAAGGTCTGCATAAAGGAGGCTTGCTATTCCGAGTTTTCTGCTGCTCTGTATGTTGTCCTTCCTGTCGTCAATGAAGAACGTCTGCTCTGCAGAGACTCTTTCTGCGTCAAGTATGTTTGTATAGAACTGAAGAGATGGCTTGCTCAATCCCATCTCATGGGAGGCATAGGCTTTGTCGAATAATGCAAGCGCACCCATTTCTTCAAGTATTTCCCAATGACTTTGGATGGTATTACTTGCACATACCACCCGCTTTCCTTCTGAACGCAACGATTGTATCAGGGAAAGTACAGGATAGTTGAACACTGGCTTGAACACATCGGCAAACGGATTACCTTGCACAGGTATCCCAAATACATGCGTGATATGCTGCCAGTACTGCTCTTCAGAGACCACTCCTTCCATCAGGGGAAAATCGTAATGGAGATAATCAGCAATAAATGCTTGTTTCTCGATTCCCAAAAGGCGGGAAATCTTCCCAAGCATTGAGATATTATTCACCACCACATTACCCATATCAAACATGAAAAGCGAATGCTTGTCGCTGAGAACAGGATCACAACTTGCCAGCAAGACCTCGACCTGCTGTACTCCAAGACGCCCTTCCCATTCAAGAACCCCCATCCCCTTCGACCTTGCTTCATTGCGGGCAGTCTCCGATCTACTTATAAAGAGGTATCGGGAGAAGGAATCCTGAGGAAAGCTGGCCACCAAGTGGTTTTCGAAAAACCCCAGCACCGGAAAATCTGCATCATCCTCTTTCAAATCTGCACAGAGAAATTCGTACATGCTCAACCCTTCCTTGACTCATATACTGCCGACCCACCGATGAAATACTTGGTCAAGGACATGAACAGTACAAACATGGGGATCGATGCAAGCAGGGCTGCAGCCATCATTGCTCCTTCGTCGGTATTCCGTTCAAGCGCGAAAGAACTGATGTACTGGGGAATCGTCTTCATCTTTTCGCTCTGGCTTACCAAAAGCGGCCAGAGCAGGTTGTCCCACTGACTACGGAAAGAGAGAATGGAGAGCGTTGCGATAACCGGCATGCAGTTGGGAAGTACTATTTTCCAATAGATTCCGAATTCCCCCATCCCATCGACACGGGCTGCATCAAGAAACTCCGTTGGGAATGTCGTGAGATACTGTCGCATCTGGAATACACCAAATGCACTCACAAGGAAAGGAAGTATCAAGCCGGTATACGTATTCTGGATGCGTAGCATTGTGACTACCATATAGAGCGGAATCATAATTGCTTCAAAAGGAATCATCATCGTTGCCATGATGATGATAAAAATGGTGTTTCTTCCCCGAAAACGAAACTTTGCCAAGCCATAGCCTGTGAGACTTGCAATCAAGACTGTAGTAATGGCAACTGTGATACTTACCACGAGTGAGTTGGTAAGATTACGGACAAAGATAAACGTTTGGTCGTTTCCTGCCACAGCCTTGACAAAATTAGGGGCATGGAAGCCTTTTGGAATCCAGGAAAACGGCATGGCCATAATCTGGTTTCGTTCCATCATGGAAGCACTGATCATGAACGCAATCGGAGTCAAGGTAAAAAGGAGCATTGCTGCCAAAACAATCCAAATAAGAACATTGGTAATGGTAATTTTCTTCGATATCTGCATGTCTCTAATACTCCACCTGATCGCTACTTGTCGTTTTAAACTGCAACAATGTCAGCAACAACATCAACAAGAAGAGCACAACACTCATTGCACTTGCTCGTCCTAGGTACTGTTGCTGAATACCTGTAACATAGATATTGAAGGTAATTACATTGATTGGAGCACGTGGAGCCCCATTGGTGTACAGCATGTATTGGGTACTGAAGGTTTTCAGACACTGCAACATTGCCATGACCGAAACGAGGAACACCGTCGGCTTGAGCAACGGGAGAGTGATACGCCAGAAAACCTGGCCCTTGCCAGCCCCATCAATGGTGGCTGCCTCATAAATCGTAGGAGGTATTGAAGCCAAGCCGGTAATGAAGAGGATGACAAAGTATCCAATATATTTCCAGAAGTAAATCACCATCGTCGACACTTGCTCCATCACAGGATCTACCAACCAACGATGGTCAACCCCTGGAGTGTTCATGAGCGTATTTACCCATTGGTTTCCCAAACCTCTAGGGTCAAAGATAATCATCCAGATGGTAGCAGCGACAACACTGGAAAGAATTGCTGGGGTATAATAGGCAATCTGCAGAAATTTTTTTGACTTACCGCTACTGAGATTGCTGATGAAGACAGCCAACATCAAGCTGATAATCAACAAGGGAATGAATGTACCAACGGTAAACACCAATGTTGCACGCAAGCTATTGAGAAAAGACAAATCACTCGCTGCTCTACTGGGATCGAATAACCTGATATAGTTACCTAACCCTAAAAATGCTGGGGGTGCTTTACTGAGAGCACGTTTATCAAAAAAACTGGTGTAGAATGCATTGATTATTGGATAAAAGCTGAATAATGAGAAAAAAAGCAGGGAGGGAACTACAAAGACAAATCCCCACCGAGCCTGTTTTTTCTCGATGCCTTGGTATTTTTTCATACCCATGAAGTACTCCTACAGGTTGATGGTCAAGGAATCGGCCCTGCCGGAAGGCAGGACCGTGCATGGATTACTGTTCGTCGACAATCTCTTGAACAGCGGAACGAAGGGTTGCCAGTGCCTTTTGGGGGCTGACACCACTGAGCATAACCGACTCTACCGCATAGCGGATCTGTGTCTGAATCTCTGCGGAGTTTGCTCCGTAGTAGATCATGTGGGAGCGTCCCATGTCATTGATGAAGACATCACTGTAGGGCATGTTCTTCAGTGTATCGCTTGCAAACAGCGCCTTGGTCGGCTGAATGATGTTTCCACCACGGGTGAGGTAATCCTCTCCATGGCTGAGCAGGAATCCTGCCAACTTCCAAGCTGCCTTCTGCACATTGGGATCACTGTCCGCATTCACCATGAAGAAGTGACCATAGTAGCATGCTGCCACATCTTTCACTGCATCCTCAAATACAGGATACGGAATAACCATCCACTCTCCACTCTCGAAGAACTCTGGGTTGTCTGCCTCAATTCGTCCCTGCTGGTATAAGCCAGTGTGGGCCATTGCCATATCATTGTTATCCAAGTTGAACAATTTTCTGGCATTCTTGTAGGTCGGGGAACCAAGGTTACGCCCCGATGGACCCCATTCCTGCATGTAGGTCAAGGCCTGAAGCCAAGCCTCATCCCCTACTATGGCTGTCTTGCCGTCACTGCTGATAAGCTCTCCACCAAGCTGCTCTACCATGGGTACAAAGAATGTCAAGTAATAAGGATAGCGGAAATCAAATCCACGACGTACCAAGATATCCCCGTCCCTAATGACGAGTTTCTCGGAAATGTCAGCCATCTCTTCCCAGGTCTTCGGGTAATCCTTCTCAGGATCAAGCCCTGCATCACGGAAGATCTTCTTGTTTATATAGATGGACCAGTTGGTGAGCTCCAAAGGCAAACCATATACCTCACCATTCACTGTGACAGTATCCAGAACACCCTCTACATACTTGTCCAACAAATCCTGCTTGTCAGCATAACCTGCTGCTTGGTAGTCAACCGGGGCAACACGATAGTTGGTGATATAGGCATACTGGTTCTCGATGGGAAGATTGAACATATCGGGACCTTGATTTGCCGCAAAGGCAGTCTGGACAAGTTCAATCTGCTTTACTGAAGCTTGGGTGGTACGTACCACGGTGATGTTTGGATTATCAGCCATGAACTGAGCGATCAGCTCTTCTTCCAAAGCAGTACGGGCCGGATCTTCGTGCGTCCAGTACTGTATAGTAACTGGAGCGTTTTCATCTACGACAGCTTCCTTTCCACCTTGTGCAAACAAGGAGAGAGGGAGCAACAAAGCAATCATCAATGCCAATGCAATTGATCTTTTCATGTGTGACCTCCTCAAGTCTTACTACTTTTAGTGTAGTGTCTTGGGCCAAATCCACAAGATAAAGATTTTGCGTTTATCAAGACAAGTTTGTGGACAGAACGCCCACTGTGTCAAGAATGAACCAGAAATAGAAAAAGTGAGGAGAGCCTACTCGAGAGAGCCTTTTTTTACTGTTCGCAGATAACTTGCCAGTTTCTCCATCGTCTCGCTGGAGATGTCATGCTCGATCAGACAAGCATCCTGCTCTGCAATGACAGGGTCTACACCGAGGACTTCCTGAAAGAAACTGGTAAGAGTCTTATGCCGGAAGTAGACCTGGGATGCTTTCAGCCTCCCCTTCTCTGTCAGATGAATGTCGCCATAGGTCTCTTGCTTCACATATCCGTCGGCTGAAAGCACCTTCATTGCACGGTTTACGCTGGGCTTGGATACACCAAGGCGTAGGGCAACATCGGTTGTCCGCACCTTTTCATGTTGTTCGCTGAGCGCCAATACAGCCTCAAGATAATCTTCGCCTGACTTTTGCATGCCTAGATAGTATCATGCCTTGAGGTTTTTGTCATCTTAGATTAAATACCTTGACACAGAAGTTTGATATGGCTAACTTATAACCAAGGAAGAAGACGATGCAAATGACGATGGACGAATTGGCCGTAGGACAGAAAGGGGCTGTAAAAGCAATACATGCCCCAAAACAGCTTAAACGACGACTGATGGATATGGGATTCACCAAAGGTGTAGATATCGAGGTTGTCAAGCTGGCTCCGATGGGAGACCCTATCGAAGTATCCGTTCGAGGATACAATCTCTGCTTGAGAAGAGCAGAAGCACGCAAGATTGAACTGAGATAGCCTATGAAAACCATTGCCCTCATCGGGAATCCCAACTCAGGGAAGACAACCCTGTTCAATGCATTGACGGGAACAAGCGCCTACGTGGGAAACTGGCCAGGTGTCACTGTGGAAAAGAAAGAAGGTATGGTGGGCGGCCATACTATTTTAGACCTCCCCGGCATCTATTCTCTCTCCCCTTACAGCCCAGAAGAAAAACTTTCACGTCGGTACATCCTCGATGAACAGCCGGATCTCATCATTGATGTCATTGATGCAACCAATCTCGAGCGAAGTCTCTACCTAACCACCCAGCTTGCTGAGCTGGGCCGTCCTCTTCTACTTGTACTCAATATGGCGGATCTCCTGGAAAAGGAAGGGATCAAGATTGATGCCAAGCGTCTCAGCCAGATGACAGGATCCCCCGTGGTTACTGTCTCAGCGAGCAGAGGAACAGGAATCGATCACCTGAGAGAGGCAATTGAACATAGCCTGAGAGAGAAACATGCGGCGCTCTGCCCGCTCTTTTCCAACTTCATAGAACGCTATATCTCTCATATCATCGAGGATGACTACCTTCATGCAATACCGAAAGGAAGGCAGATGCGATGGGCAGCCATCAAACTTATTGAAGAAGATGAGCTCTTCCTTTCTTCCATGCCTCCCATTCCCGATGCATTTAATACGTATCTTAGCGAGGTACGCGCTGAACTAGTTGCCCACTATGATGACGACCCGGAGGCCATCATCATCGATCAACGCTACAAGGTAGCCGAGCATATCTCCAAGGATTGTCAAATCCGAAAGCAAAAGGAGAAGTCTTTCAATTTCGATTCCATTGCAACCAATCGCATAGCAGCCATTCCTCTGTTCATATTAATCATGGGTGCTGTCTTCTATCTCTCCATTGGTCTGGTTGGGGGATACACCACCCCAATTCTGGAAAATCTCTTTGGGTACCTTGGTACCCAGGTGCTCACCTTATCAGATACGTTAGGTGTACACCCCTTACTATCGGGAATACTCGTGGATGGCATTATTGCTGGGGTTGGAGCAGTACTGACCTTTGTTCCCCAACTATTTGTACTCTTTCTCCTTCTTTCCATCTTGGAAGATTGCGGGTATATGGCACGAATTGCCTTCATTATGGATAGGATGATGCGCACCCTGGGGCTTTCAGGCAAGTCCATTATTCCCCTGGTGATTGGAACCGGTTGCTCGGTACCGGCAATCATGAGTAGCAGGACAATCGAGCACCAGAAACAGAGGGAACTCACGGTCATTGTAACTCCATTCATCCCCTGTGGTGCAAAAATGCCGGTTTTTGCGCTCATGCTCACCTACTTTTTTCCTGGTCAGTGGTACATTGCCCCCATGATCTACCTTCTCGGTATTGTCGCAGTCATTGTCACAGGATTGCTTGCCCGGGCAATCGACAAGCATAAGGAAACGAATGCCTTCATTCTTGAGCTACCCCGCTACCAACTCCCAACAGTCAGAAATGTCTGGCTCCAGACCAAAGAAAGGACTCTCGGCTTTATCCAGAAGGCTGGAACCATCATCCTACTCTCCTCTGTGGTCATCTACCTGCTCTCCTCATACTCCTTTACCTTACAAGCGGTCGATGCAGAGGCAAGTATGCTTGCTATCATGGGGCGGGTCATTGCTCCACTGTTTGCCCCACTGGGATTTGGGTTCTGGCAGGCAAGTGTTGCCCTATTGACGGGAATCGCTGCCAAGGAGACTATTGTCAGTACACTCAGCGTCACCATCGGGACTGCAAATCTGGGATTTTTCTTCACTCCTGACTCCGCTCTCTCCTATATGACTTTCATTCTGCTCTCCTCTCCTTGCATTGCCGCCATTGGCGCAATGTTCAAGG is from uncultured Sphaerochaeta sp. and encodes:
- a CDS encoding helix-turn-helix domain-containing protein; protein product: MSYSVVFVEDEQIVREEIVSSIRWDLLGLELVGTASDGLSGEHMIKEKEPDIVITDIRLPAQDGLTMLSNCPVNHAIILTGHADFSYMKSAIRLGVFDYLLKPIDDEELEETLASLVRKLQEEDREYEDLKKKEHSKSELIPLPKQAGNHVINATIAYIAETYSEPVGLQEAAAYLDLSESHLSRLFKEVTGLNFLQYLNAYRINQAAIMMRDPKLNISEIATNCGFPTPGYFAKIFKRFIGKTPTQFRDEVDTF
- a CDS encoding HAD-IA family hydrolase; its protein translation is MYEFLCADLKEDDADFPVLGFFENHLVASFPQDSFSRYLFISRSETARNEARSKGMGVLEWEGRLGVQQVEVLLASCDPVLSDKHSLFMFDMGNVVVNNISMLGKISRLLGIEKQAFIADYLHYDFPLMEGVVSEEQYWQHITHVFGIPVQGNPFADVFKPVFNYPVLSLIQSLRSEGKRVVCASNTIQSHWEILEEMGALALFDKAYASHEMGLSKPSLQFYTNILDAERVSAEQTFFIDDRKDNIQSSRKLGIASLLYADLPSGTRDERLSRVFRRYLPRP
- a CDS encoding carbohydrate ABC transporter permease, with product MQISKKITITNVLIWIVLAAMLLFTLTPIAFMISASMMERNQIMAMPFSWIPKGFHAPNFVKAVAGNDQTFIFVRNLTNSLVVSITVAITTVLIASLTGYGLAKFRFRGRNTIFIIIMATMMIPFEAIMIPLYMVVTMLRIQNTYTGLILPFLVSAFGVFQMRQYLTTFPTEFLDAARVDGMGEFGIYWKIVLPNCMPVIATLSILSFRSQWDNLLWPLLVSQSEKMKTIPQYISSFALERNTDEGAMMAAALLASIPMFVLFMSLTKYFIGGSAVYESRKG
- a CDS encoding sugar ABC transporter permease; the encoded protein is MGMKKYQGIEKKQARWGFVFVVPSLLFFSLFSFYPIINAFYTSFFDKRALSKAPPAFLGLGNYIRLFDPSRAASDLSFLNSLRATLVFTVGTFIPLLIISLMLAVFISNLSSGKSKKFLQIAYYTPAILSSVVAATIWMIIFDPRGLGNQWVNTLMNTPGVDHRWLVDPVMEQVSTMVIYFWKYIGYFVILFITGLASIPPTIYEAATIDGAGKGQVFWRITLPLLKPTVFLVSVMAMLQCLKTFSTQYMLYTNGAPRAPINVITFNIYVTGIQQQYLGRASAMSVVLFLLMLLLTLLQFKTTSSDQVEY
- a CDS encoding extracellular solute-binding protein is translated as MKRSIALALMIALLLPLSLFAQGGKEAVVDENAPVTIQYWTHEDPARTALEEELIAQFMADNPNITVVRTTQASVKQIELVQTAFAANQGPDMFNLPIENQYAYITNYRVAPVDYQAAGYADKQDLLDKYVEGVLDTVTVNGEVYGLPLELTNWSIYINKKIFRDAGLDPEKDYPKTWEEMADISEKLVIRDGDILVRRGFDFRYPYYLTFFVPMVEQLGGELISSDGKTAIVGDEAWLQALTYMQEWGPSGRNLGSPTYKNARKLFNLDNNDMAMAHTGLYQQGRIEADNPEFFESGEWMVIPYPVFEDAVKDVAACYYGHFFMVNADSDPNVQKAAWKLAGFLLSHGEDYLTRGGNIIQPTKALFASDTLKNMPYSDVFINDMGRSHMIYYGANSAEIQTQIRYAVESVMLSGVSPQKALATLRSAVQEIVDEQ
- a CDS encoding metal-dependent transcriptional regulator, translating into MQKSGEDYLEAVLALSEQHEKVRTTDVALRLGVSKPSVNRAMKVLSADGYVKQETYGDIHLTEKGRLKASQVYFRHKTLTSFFQEVLGVDPVIAEQDACLIEHDISSETMEKLASYLRTVKKGSLE
- a CDS encoding ferrous iron transport protein A codes for the protein MQMTMDELAVGQKGAVKAIHAPKQLKRRLMDMGFTKGVDIEVVKLAPMGDPIEVSVRGYNLCLRRAEARKIELR
- the feoB gene encoding ferrous iron transport protein B, producing MKTIALIGNPNSGKTTLFNALTGTSAYVGNWPGVTVEKKEGMVGGHTILDLPGIYSLSPYSPEEKLSRRYILDEQPDLIIDVIDATNLERSLYLTTQLAELGRPLLLVLNMADLLEKEGIKIDAKRLSQMTGSPVVTVSASRGTGIDHLREAIEHSLREKHAALCPLFSNFIERYISHIIEDDYLHAIPKGRQMRWAAIKLIEEDELFLSSMPPIPDAFNTYLSEVRAELVAHYDDDPEAIIIDQRYKVAEHISKDCQIRKQKEKSFNFDSIATNRIAAIPLFILIMGAVFYLSIGLVGGYTTPILENLFGYLGTQVLTLSDTLGVHPLLSGILVDGIIAGVGAVLTFVPQLFVLFLLLSILEDCGYMARIAFIMDRMMRTLGLSGKSIIPLVIGTGCSVPAIMSSRTIEHQKQRELTVIVTPFIPCGAKMPVFALMLTYFFPGQWYIAPMIYLLGIVAVIVTGLLARAIDKHKETNAFILELPRYQLPTVRNVWLQTKERTLGFIQKAGTIILLSSVVIYLLSSYSFTLQAVDAEASMLAIMGRVIAPLFAPLGFGFWQASVALLTGIAAKETIVSTLSVTIGTANLGFFFTPDSALSYMTFILLSSPCIAAIGAMFKELGSKRKLLYALLWQTGFAYVSALLVRYMVLLLI